In Nitrososphaerota archaeon, the DNA window TCTCTGTTGGCTTAGCAACTCATAATGAAGGGCTTATAGCGCTCGGCCAGTCTATGGCTAATCCGATGATGGGATACTACGCAGGAGCCATCATAATACTTCTAGCTGGACTTATGCCCCTCGTTGGGACAAGAGCTTTAACAAAGATTATAGTGGGGATGTTCACGTGTAACCTGATCGCTTATGTACTTTTAGTTTTAACTCTTCTCGCTGGTGGAAGGGAAGCGCTTATTACGGGACTTCGTGCGCACGGGATCGAACCCTCGGAGGTTGTAGAGGCGGCTAAACAAGGTGGGGCACTCTTAGGCTTCACCATCTCGGGAACGCTGTTGGGAGCGACATTCGCTTTTCAGAATAGCTGGGGGTACACAAACTCTGCCTACTTTGTAGGTGAATTAAAGGCTCCTAAGATGGCTCGGGCTCAGACGATTGCAGTATTAGGTAGCCTGATTGTTCTCCTCCTATTAGGTGCAGGGATCTTTGCCACACTCTACTATACAGCCGGGCCTGATTTATTCAATAGCCTTGTATGGGTTTGGAGGAGGGGTAGCGAAGTATATAAACTGCCACACGCCATGCCAGATCCCTTAGCACTTATGGGTTATGTGACAGACAACGTGCCCTTAATCACGGCTACTGGGTTACTGTGGTTCATAGGCTTCCTCACTTTTCCCATATCAGTTATCTTCGTATTCAGCCGCAACATCTTCGCCTGGTCTTTTGACAGAGTTCTTCCAGCTAGCTTCTCCGCTTTAACTCGGCGTACCGGTGCACCTTGGATTTGTATAATTCTCGCCGTAATAATTGCTGAAGTATGGAATTTCCTCTACGCCCAAACAACACTCGCCGCGTATCTAGTTTATGTGGGCATAGGCTGGTCCGTCGCGTGGACAATAGTCGGACTCGCTGGAACATTATTCCCATATCTCCGCCGGGACCTATTTGAAGCGGCGCCTGAAGTGGTGAAGAAGAGGGTAGGAGGTATACCTCTTCTCAGCATCTTTGGTGTTATAACGATGGCCTATTCGATTCTAATGGGCTACGCCATCGCTACAC includes these proteins:
- a CDS encoding APC family permease; protein product: MANPMMGYYAGAIIILLAGLMPLVGTRALTKIIVGMFTCNLIAYVLLVLTLLAGGREALITGLRAHGIEPSEVVEAAKQGGALLGFTISGTLLGATFAFQNSWGYTNSAYFVGELKAPKMARAQTIAVLGSLIVLLLLGAGIFATLYYTAGPDLFNSLVWVWRRGSEVYKLPHAMPDPLALMGYVTDNVPLITATGLLWFIGFLTFPISVIFVFSRNIFAWSFDRVLPASFSALTRRTGAPWICIILAVIIAEVWNFLYAQTTLAAYLVYVGIGWSVAWTIVGLAGTLFPYLRRDLFEAAPEVVKKRVGGIPLLSIFGVITMAYSILMGYAIATPEYTGTLPIEGVIYSTLLVIVLLLAGPVIYAISYVYHKRKGIELHLAHRELPVD